From Geobacter sp., one genomic window encodes:
- the recC gene encoding exodeoxyribonuclease V subunit gamma: MRGTITLHTSNRLELLADRLAAEMARPLSNPLAQEVIVVQSRGMERWLAMALAERLGVWANCRYPFPNALAWEAFRAVLPEIPEENPLAPERVSWQLMELIPPLIGEPAFSPLAHYLADDPGGLKLYQLASQVADLFDQYTLFRPDMLDGWETGRDCDRCRWQAILWRLLVGRAGARHRGSLLREFCRTMTGSTPLPAGLPERIAVFGIPALPQYHTEILAALARRIEVHLFLLNPCSEHWFQIVSEGEKSRRLVRTGTVGSDAYLECGNPLLASLGRQGRDFFDLLYDSAPLDEGEGGSFVAPRSDRLLHRLQGDILSLVDATELRGERPQIAPDDHSLQVHSCHSPLREIEVLHDRLLALFEEHPGLTPRDVVVMIPRIDEYAPYISAVFGGGEERRSIPFSIADRSVTGAGSLVRAFLTLLDLAESRCGASQVLDLLAHPAIARRFGLSNDDLATVRRWVTESGIRWGVDGEDRGREGLPPFGENSWRAGLERLLLGYALPGDGLTLYRDILPYDDLEGSEARLLGGLVAFTDALFGLKEAFARPRRPQEWAGYLLTLLDRFFSVDERLLGEQTQLTAACADLARGEAAGFTGLLGPAVVRSWLNRQLERDKGLHGFLGGGVTFCAMLPMRSIPFRVVALVGMNDGLFPRQNRPPGFDLMAAAPRRGDRSIRDEDRYLFLEAILSARDCLYLGYVGQSSRDNAILPPSVLVSELLDYVERSSMIAGVPEAGQREAVRQRLVTRHHLHPFHPAYFREGTGRLLSYSTENCRAAQTRQQGGEPAGFLDGLPLPLPVDLPETIPLERLIAFLRSPAEHFLRNRLGIRLEQVAAPMEDREPFVVVGLDDYFLANELVEQLLLGNDPARLEPVFRGRGLLPPGGQGRIAFGKLRARAEQFTRQVAPLVAQEPLHPLDAALSAGGHLLAGRIDGIWPAGLVRYRCARLKARDLLSLWVEHLVLNAAAPPGYPLRSRLVMRDVSRSFAPVPDAAGQLAKLTELYLQGLCAPLPFFPETSLALCHHPDRPDKAVAIWSGSSHSRGEGEAPAFDRCFGSNDPAGLCASPECGELAMAIYGPLLASLEEGA, translated from the coding sequence ATGCGAGGAACCATCACCCTTCATACCAGCAACCGGCTGGAACTGCTTGCCGACCGGCTCGCGGCCGAAATGGCGCGGCCGCTCTCCAACCCGCTCGCCCAGGAAGTGATCGTCGTCCAGAGCCGGGGGATGGAGCGCTGGCTGGCCATGGCCCTTGCCGAGCGGCTCGGGGTCTGGGCCAATTGCCGCTACCCCTTTCCCAATGCCCTGGCCTGGGAGGCCTTCCGCGCCGTCCTGCCGGAGATCCCGGAAGAGAACCCCCTTGCCCCGGAGCGGGTCTCCTGGCAGCTGATGGAGCTAATCCCCCCGCTTATCGGCGAACCTGCATTTTCCCCCCTTGCGCATTACCTCGCGGACGATCCCGGCGGACTCAAGCTGTATCAGCTCGCCTCCCAGGTGGCTGACCTGTTCGACCAGTACACCCTGTTCCGGCCGGACATGCTGGACGGCTGGGAAACGGGGCGCGACTGCGACCGCTGCCGCTGGCAGGCGATCCTCTGGCGCCTCCTGGTCGGCCGGGCGGGTGCGCGCCACCGCGGCTCCCTGCTGCGGGAGTTCTGCCGGACCATGACAGGGAGTACCCCTCTGCCGGCAGGCCTGCCGGAGCGGATCGCGGTGTTCGGCATCCCGGCGCTCCCCCAGTACCATACGGAGATCCTGGCGGCACTGGCCCGCAGGATCGAGGTCCACCTCTTTCTCCTCAACCCCTGCAGCGAACACTGGTTCCAGATCGTCTCCGAAGGGGAGAAATCCCGCCGCCTGGTCCGCACCGGCACTGTCGGCTCCGACGCCTACCTGGAATGCGGCAACCCGCTCCTGGCCTCGCTCGGGCGGCAGGGGAGGGATTTCTTCGACCTCCTCTACGACTCCGCGCCGCTGGACGAGGGAGAGGGGGGGAGCTTCGTGGCGCCCCGGAGCGATCGGCTGCTGCACCGGCTCCAGGGGGATATCCTCTCCCTGGTCGACGCTACGGAGCTACGGGGAGAGCGCCCGCAGATCGCCCCCGACGACCACTCTCTGCAGGTCCATTCCTGTCACAGCCCGCTACGGGAGATCGAGGTGCTGCACGACCGGCTGCTGGCGCTGTTCGAGGAGCATCCCGGTCTGACGCCGCGGGACGTGGTGGTGATGATCCCCCGGATCGACGAATATGCCCCCTACATCAGCGCCGTGTTCGGCGGCGGCGAAGAGCGGCGCAGCATCCCGTTTTCCATCGCCGACCGGAGCGTGACCGGCGCCGGCAGCCTGGTCCGGGCCTTTCTCACGCTCCTCGACCTGGCGGAGAGCCGTTGCGGGGCTTCCCAGGTCCTGGACCTTCTGGCGCACCCGGCGATCGCCCGCCGGTTCGGGCTGTCGAACGACGATCTGGCCACGGTCAGGCGCTGGGTGACGGAGAGCGGCATCCGCTGGGGGGTGGACGGCGAGGATCGCGGCCGGGAAGGGCTCCCCCCCTTTGGCGAAAACTCCTGGCGGGCCGGCCTGGAAAGGCTCCTGCTCGGCTATGCCCTGCCCGGCGACGGCCTGACCCTCTACCGGGATATCCTCCCCTATGACGACCTGGAGGGGAGCGAGGCCCGCCTGCTCGGGGGGCTGGTCGCCTTTACCGATGCGCTGTTCGGGCTGAAGGAGGCGTTTGCCCGCCCGCGCCGGCCGCAGGAATGGGCTGGCTACCTGCTCACGCTCCTGGATCGCTTCTTCAGTGTCGATGAGCGTCTGCTGGGGGAGCAGACCCAGCTCACCGCCGCCTGTGCCGACCTGGCGCGGGGCGAGGCCGCCGGTTTCACCGGGCTCCTCGGGCCGGCCGTGGTCCGGAGCTGGCTGAACCGGCAACTGGAGCGGGACAAGGGGCTGCACGGCTTCCTCGGCGGCGGGGTCACCTTCTGCGCCATGCTCCCCATGCGGAGCATCCCGTTCAGGGTGGTGGCCCTGGTGGGGATGAACGACGGTCTCTTCCCGCGCCAGAACCGCCCCCCCGGCTTCGACCTGATGGCAGCGGCGCCCCGTCGCGGCGACCGCTCCATCCGCGACGAGGACCGCTACCTCTTTCTCGAAGCGATCCTTTCGGCCCGCGACTGCCTCTATCTCGGCTATGTCGGGCAGAGCAGCCGTGACAACGCCATCCTGCCGCCGTCGGTGCTGGTGAGCGAACTGCTGGACTACGTGGAGCGATCCTCCATGATCGCCGGGGTGCCGGAGGCCGGGCAGAGGGAGGCGGTCCGGCAGCGGCTGGTGACGCGGCATCACCTCCACCCCTTCCACCCGGCCTACTTCCGGGAGGGTACGGGCAGGCTGCTCAGCTACTCGACGGAAAATTGCCGGGCAGCGCAGACCCGGCAACAGGGGGGGGAGCCGGCCGGTTTCCTCGACGGGCTGCCGCTTCCCCTGCCGGTCGACCTGCCGGAGACGATCCCCCTGGAGCGGCTGATCGCTTTCCTGCGGAGCCCGGCAGAGCATTTCCTGCGCAACCGCCTGGGAATCCGCCTGGAGCAGGTGGCTGCGCCGATGGAAGACCGCGAGCCCTTTGTCGTCGTCGGGCTGGACGATTACTTCCTTGCCAATGAGCTGGTGGAACAGCTGCTTTTAGGCAACGATCCCGCAAGGCTCGAACCGGTCTTTCGCGGCCGCGGTCTCCTCCCCCCCGGCGGGCAGGGGCGGATCGCCTTCGGCAAGCTCCGGGCACGGGCAGAGCAGTTTACCCGCCAGGTCGCACCGCTGGTGGCGCAGGAACCCCTTCATCCCCTTGATGCGGCACTCTCCGCTGGCGGCCATCTGCTCGCCGGGCGGATCGACGGTATTTGGCCTGCGGGTCTCGTCCGCTATCGCTGCGCCAGGCTGAAGGCGCGGGACCTGCTTTCGCTCTGGGTCGAGCACCTGGTGCTGAATGCGGCCGCGCCTCCGGGCTACCCGCTCCGGAGCAGGCTGGTGATGCGGGACGTAAGCCGCTCCTTTGCGCCGGTTCCCGATGCGGCCGGGCAGCTGGCAAAATTGACGGAACTCTATCTGCAGGGGCTCTGCGCGCCGCTCCCTTTCTTCCCCGAGACCTCCCTGGCGCTTTGTCACCATCCGGACCGGCCCGACAAGGCGGTTGCCATCTGGAGTGGCTCGTCCCACAGCCGGGGCGAAGGGGAAGCGCCGGCCTTTGACCGCTGCTTCGGCAGCAACGATCCGGCAGGGCTCTGCGCCTCCCCGGAATGCGGGGAGCTGGCCATGGCGATCTACGGGCCGCTGCTCGCCAGCCTGGAGGAGGGGGCGTGA
- a CDS encoding sel1 repeat family protein, with the protein MVSRYERGCMRTRIFQAVVATIALTCSALPAFADIDADGSAYSREFYATPSSPDSADAGSRTPGSASIGAIISSDSPKNYGSCMKAAKHGDTQAMYNLGYMHFNGFGVPVDKLRAAAWFRKAAVRGHLEAQKALGFMYANGDGVPQDYPEALTWFRMSAENGDAESQFSIGSIYYNGWGVAVDKAESARWCRKAAEQGDSRAQYILGSMYARGEGVALDYAEAARWLARSAGQGNPQGELSLSLLYYNGWGVPQDRDEALKWCLLAAEQGDEQAKLVLGTMIRHKSVRQTRSDKLANR; encoded by the coding sequence ATGGTATCTCGTTACGAGAGGGGCTGCATGCGGACAAGGATCTTCCAGGCTGTCGTCGCCACCATTGCGCTGACCTGCTCGGCTCTGCCGGCCTTTGCCGACATCGATGCCGACGGCTCCGCCTATTCCCGCGAATTCTACGCCACACCCTCCAGCCCTGACAGTGCCGATGCCGGCAGCCGGACCCCCGGTTCCGCATCCATCGGCGCCATCATCAGCAGCGACTCCCCGAAAAACTACGGCTCGTGCATGAAGGCGGCCAAGCATGGCGACACGCAGGCCATGTACAACCTCGGTTACATGCATTTCAACGGCTTCGGCGTCCCGGTGGACAAGCTCCGGGCCGCGGCATGGTTCAGGAAAGCGGCGGTCCGCGGCCACCTGGAGGCCCAGAAGGCGCTCGGTTTCATGTATGCCAATGGCGACGGCGTTCCACAGGATTACCCCGAGGCCCTCACCTGGTTCCGGATGAGCGCCGAAAACGGCGATGCCGAGTCCCAGTTCAGCATCGGCAGTATCTATTACAATGGCTGGGGGGTGGCGGTCGACAAGGCGGAGTCGGCCCGCTGGTGCCGCAAGGCAGCCGAGCAGGGGGACTCCCGGGCCCAGTATATCCTCGGTTCCATGTATGCCCGGGGCGAAGGGGTGGCGCTCGACTATGCCGAGGCAGCCAGATGGCTCGCCCGGAGCGCCGGGCAGGGGAATCCCCAGGGGGAGCTGAGCCTGAGCCTCCTCTACTACAACGGCTGGGGAGTGCCTCAGGACCGGGACGAGGCCCTGAAGTGGTGCCTTTTGGCGGCCGAGCAGGGTGACGAACAGGCCAAGCTGGTCCTTGGTACCATGATCAGGCATAAATCGGTTCGCCAGACCCGGAGCGACAAGTTGGCAAACCGGTAG
- a CDS encoding pseudouridine synthase: MQERLQKVLAQAGFASRRAAEGMIIAGRVAVNGTVVTELGTKVDPDSDVVTLDGKLVAVEKQRVYVLLHKPAGYVTTLSDPQGRPLVTDLLKGVSERVFPVGRLDYNTEGLLLLTNDGALANRLAHPRYGVEKEYHVRVRGEVSAGQLAALAGGVALEEGKTAPAQARVVKGSDNNTWLSLVIHEGRYRQVRRMCEEVGLTVVRLKRVRYGFLEMGGLRPGEFRLLTGDEVKRLAGKGGERPRTAGKTDQAPTEGRPTRHMTGKSPVKKRQPRTK; encoded by the coding sequence ATGCAGGAGCGTTTGCAGAAGGTACTGGCCCAGGCGGGATTTGCCTCGCGCCGGGCAGCCGAGGGGATGATCATTGCAGGCAGGGTGGCGGTGAACGGCACGGTGGTGACGGAGCTGGGGACCAAGGTGGACCCGGACAGCGACGTGGTCACCCTGGACGGCAAGCTGGTGGCGGTGGAGAAGCAGCGGGTCTATGTTCTGCTCCACAAGCCGGCCGGCTATGTCACCACCCTGAGCGACCCCCAGGGGCGGCCGCTGGTGACCGACCTCCTGAAGGGGGTCTCCGAGCGGGTCTTCCCGGTGGGGCGGCTGGATTACAATACCGAGGGGCTGCTGCTCCTGACCAACGACGGCGCACTGGCCAACCGGCTGGCCCACCCCCGCTACGGCGTGGAGAAGGAATACCATGTCCGGGTTCGCGGCGAGGTGAGCGCTGGGCAATTGGCAGCCCTTGCCGGCGGCGTCGCGCTGGAAGAGGGGAAGACCGCGCCGGCGCAGGCCAGGGTGGTCAAGGGGAGCGACAACAACACCTGGCTCTCCCTGGTGATCCATGAAGGGCGCTACCGCCAGGTGCGCCGGATGTGCGAAGAGGTGGGGCTCACCGTGGTCCGGCTCAAGCGGGTCAGGTACGGTTTCCTTGAGATGGGGGGGCTGCGGCCGGGCGAATTCCGCCTGCTGACCGGGGACGAGGTGAAGCGTCTGGCAGGGAAGGGGGGCGAGCGCCCCCGAACGGCCGGAAAGACGGACCAGGCGCCTACGGAGGGACGGCCTACTCGTCATATGACGGGGAAATCACCTGTGAAAAAGCGACAGCCACGCACGAAGTAA
- a CDS encoding acetyl-CoA carboxylase carboxyltransferase subunit alpha, whose protein sequence is MASQNFYMDFEKPLVELEKKITELKEMSGDSLDLATEIGKLEKKAEKVRSEIFANLSRWQTAQVARHPNRPFTTDYIKHIFTDFIELHGDRLYGDDHAIVAGLAKLDGEPVMVIGHQKGRDTKEKVYRNFGMPNPEGYRKALRLMGMAQQFNLPIITFVDTPGAFPGIGAEERGQAEAIARNLREMACLTVPIIVVVTGEGGSGGALAIAVGNRVVMLQYSVYAVISPEGCAAILWSDGTKGAQAAEALKLTATDIKELEVIDEIVPEPVGGAHRDHEAMAKNLHEAISRHLAELRSMSGEQLVEDRYQKFRKMSRFVE, encoded by the coding sequence ATGGCATCGCAGAATTTCTATATGGATTTCGAAAAACCGCTGGTGGAGCTGGAGAAGAAGATCACCGAACTGAAGGAGATGTCCGGCGACTCCCTCGACCTTGCCACGGAGATCGGCAAGCTGGAGAAAAAGGCGGAAAAGGTCCGTTCGGAGATCTTTGCCAACCTCTCCCGCTGGCAAACGGCCCAGGTGGCACGCCACCCCAACCGTCCCTTTACCACGGACTACATCAAGCACATCTTCACCGATTTCATCGAACTGCACGGCGACCGTCTGTACGGTGACGACCATGCCATCGTGGCAGGCCTGGCTAAGCTCGACGGCGAGCCGGTGATGGTGATCGGCCACCAGAAGGGGCGCGACACCAAGGAAAAGGTCTACCGCAACTTCGGCATGCCGAACCCGGAAGGGTACCGCAAGGCGCTCCGCCTGATGGGGATGGCGCAGCAGTTCAACCTCCCGATCATCACCTTTGTCGATACCCCCGGCGCCTTCCCCGGCATCGGTGCCGAGGAGCGGGGCCAGGCCGAGGCCATCGCCCGCAACCTGCGCGAGATGGCCTGCCTGACAGTGCCGATCATCGTGGTGGTCACCGGCGAAGGAGGCTCGGGGGGCGCCTTGGCCATCGCAGTCGGCAACCGGGTGGTGATGCTGCAGTATTCGGTCTATGCGGTCATCTCCCCCGAGGGGTGCGCTGCCATTCTCTGGTCCGACGGCACCAAGGGGGCCCAGGCTGCCGAGGCGCTGAAGCTGACTGCCACCGACATCAAGGAGCTGGAGGTGATCGACGAGATCGTCCCGGAACCGGTCGGCGGGGCGCACCGCGACCACGAGGCCATGGCGAAAAACCTCCACGAGGCCATCTCCCGCCACCTGGCCGAACTGCGGAGCATGTCGGGCGAGCAGTTGGTGGAGGACCGCTACCAGAAGTTCCGCAAGATGTCCCGGTTTGTGGAGTAG
- the dnaE gene encoding DNA polymerase III subunit alpha: protein MQQAEFVHLHLHTQYSLLDGAIRLGDLMSTVKGFGMPAVAITDHGSMFGAIEFYQKCLDKGIKPIIGAEVYVAPGSRFSKEQGSSAGEYSSYHLILLCQNLQGYKNLSYLVSAGFKEGFYYKPRIDKELLTEHAEGLIALSACLKGEVAVQCTRNRMEDAVATARWYSELFPERYYIELQENTLPEQAVANQRLLEVAGELSLPLVATNDCHYLNREDARAHEVLLCIQTGKTMNDENRMRFSADEFYVKSPEEMAAAFQYAPEAVANTVRIAGQCHLELDFKTYHFPRFELPEGKSLDEELEEEAHKGLDNRLTSIRAKNPAFTDNDEELYRNRLRIELDCIKQMGFPGYFLIVADFINWAKDQGIPVGPGRGSAAGSLVAYAIRITDLDPIPYNLLFERFLNPERISMPDIDVDFCTDRREEVIQYVTEKYGRDKVCQIITFGTMAARGVIRDVGRALDMPYGDVDRIAKLIPEVLNISLDEALKQEPKLGELAAADPKVKELLRVALCLEGLARHASTHAAGVVVAPDRLEEFCPVYKDQKTGLINTQYSMKYVEKIGLVKFDFLGLKNLTVIDNAVKLIRQGRDPKFDITLLRDDDRESYELISAGNTTGIFQLESSGMKEMLVKLKPSCFEDVIAACALYRPGPLGSGMVDDFIDRKHGKKKVVYDLPQLEPILKDTYGVIVYQEQVMQIARTLGGYSLGGADLLRRAMGKKDPAAMAKEKGKFLEGAKEQGVDLKKAEAIFDLMAKFAEYGFNKSHSAAYALIAYQTAYLKAHYPVEFMAALLTEDREKTDKIVKNIGDCRDMGIEVLPPDINSSELSFKVFGTSIRFGLGAIKNVGEGAIESILEARKAGPFKDIFDFCERVDLRRVNKRVLEALVKSGAFDSTGANRASLMAGLEDAVSLGQRIQEERESSQVSLFGAEEIVKSNGNGRGKLPDVAEWNDKLKLGFEKESLGFFITGHPLDRYSQDMKRFTSADTSSLAEIADGKDVRICGIVVALKEMITKKGDRMGFATIEDLVGTVEVVVFPEPYAKAAELLKTDEPLVVSGTVDVGEKSIKIKAADIVPLRELSERGTRLVHVTLRAPGLDSGQLEGLKEVLMRHNGTCASLLHIERPGSFRATIPLDERFKVAASDDLAMDVEKLVGYRATRFE, encoded by the coding sequence ATGCAGCAAGCGGAATTCGTCCATCTCCATCTCCATACCCAGTACTCCCTGCTGGACGGCGCCATACGCCTTGGCGACCTGATGAGCACGGTGAAGGGGTTCGGCATGCCTGCCGTGGCGATCACCGACCACGGCAGCATGTTCGGGGCGATCGAGTTCTACCAGAAGTGTCTCGACAAGGGGATCAAGCCGATCATCGGCGCCGAGGTCTACGTGGCGCCCGGTTCCCGTTTCTCCAAGGAACAGGGGAGCAGTGCCGGCGAGTATTCGAGCTACCACCTCATCCTCCTCTGCCAGAACCTGCAGGGGTACAAAAACCTCTCTTATCTGGTATCCGCCGGTTTCAAGGAAGGGTTCTACTACAAGCCGCGGATCGACAAGGAACTTCTGACGGAACATGCCGAAGGGCTGATCGCCCTTTCCGCCTGCCTCAAGGGGGAGGTGGCGGTGCAGTGCACCCGCAACCGGATGGAGGATGCTGTTGCCACGGCGCGCTGGTACAGTGAGCTTTTCCCGGAGCGCTACTATATCGAACTGCAGGAGAACACGCTCCCCGAGCAGGCGGTCGCCAACCAGCGGCTGCTGGAGGTTGCGGGCGAGCTTTCCCTCCCCCTGGTCGCCACCAACGACTGCCATTACCTGAACCGCGAGGATGCCCGGGCCCACGAGGTCCTGCTCTGCATCCAGACCGGCAAGACCATGAACGACGAGAACCGGATGCGGTTTTCGGCCGACGAGTTCTACGTCAAGTCGCCGGAGGAGATGGCGGCTGCGTTCCAGTATGCGCCGGAGGCGGTGGCCAACACGGTCCGGATTGCCGGGCAATGCCACCTGGAACTGGATTTCAAGACCTATCATTTCCCCCGCTTCGAGCTGCCCGAAGGGAAAAGCCTGGACGAGGAGTTGGAGGAAGAGGCGCACAAGGGGCTCGATAACAGGCTGACGTCGATCCGGGCCAAGAACCCCGCATTTACCGACAACGACGAAGAGCTCTACCGGAACAGGCTACGCATCGAACTCGATTGTATCAAGCAGATGGGGTTCCCCGGCTATTTCCTCATCGTTGCCGACTTCATCAACTGGGCCAAGGACCAGGGGATACCGGTAGGTCCCGGCAGGGGATCGGCGGCCGGCTCGCTGGTTGCCTACGCCATCCGGATCACCGACCTCGACCCGATCCCCTACAACCTCCTGTTCGAGCGGTTCCTCAACCCGGAACGTATCTCCATGCCCGATATCGACGTCGACTTCTGCACCGACCGGCGCGAAGAGGTGATCCAGTACGTCACGGAAAAGTATGGCCGCGACAAGGTCTGCCAGATCATCACCTTCGGTACCATGGCGGCCCGGGGCGTCATCCGCGACGTCGGCCGGGCCCTGGACATGCCGTACGGCGACGTGGACCGGATCGCCAAGCTGATCCCCGAGGTCCTGAACATATCGCTGGACGAGGCCTTGAAGCAGGAGCCGAAGCTGGGCGAGCTTGCCGCGGCCGACCCGAAGGTGAAAGAGCTGCTCCGCGTCGCACTCTGCCTGGAGGGGCTTGCCCGCCATGCCTCCACCCATGCCGCCGGCGTGGTCGTGGCGCCGGACCGGCTCGAAGAGTTCTGCCCGGTCTACAAGGACCAGAAGACCGGCCTGATCAACACCCAGTACTCCATGAAGTACGTGGAAAAGATCGGGCTGGTGAAGTTCGACTTCCTCGGCTTGAAGAACCTGACGGTCATCGACAATGCGGTGAAACTGATCCGCCAGGGGCGCGACCCGAAGTTCGACATAACGCTGCTGCGCGACGACGACCGCGAGAGTTACGAACTGATCTCCGCCGGCAACACCACCGGCATCTTCCAGCTCGAATCCAGCGGCATGAAGGAGATGCTGGTCAAGCTGAAGCCCTCCTGCTTCGAGGACGTCATTGCCGCCTGCGCCCTCTACCGCCCCGGTCCGCTCGGTTCCGGCATGGTCGACGACTTCATCGACCGCAAGCATGGCAAGAAAAAGGTGGTCTACGACCTGCCGCAGCTGGAACCGATCCTGAAGGACACCTATGGCGTCATCGTCTACCAGGAGCAGGTCATGCAGATCGCCCGTACCCTGGGGGGGTACTCGCTCGGCGGCGCCGACCTCCTGCGCCGGGCAATGGGCAAGAAAGACCCCGCTGCCATGGCCAAGGAGAAGGGCAAGTTCCTGGAGGGGGCCAAGGAGCAGGGGGTCGACCTGAAGAAGGCCGAGGCGATCTTCGACCTGATGGCGAAGTTTGCCGAATACGGGTTCAACAAGTCGCACTCCGCAGCCTATGCCCTGATCGCCTACCAGACCGCCTATCTCAAGGCCCACTACCCGGTGGAGTTCATGGCGGCCCTTCTGACCGAAGACCGGGAAAAGACGGACAAGATCGTCAAGAACATCGGCGACTGCCGGGACATGGGGATCGAGGTCCTTCCACCCGACATCAACTCCTCCGAGCTCTCCTTCAAGGTCTTCGGGACTTCCATCCGCTTCGGCCTCGGCGCCATCAAGAACGTGGGGGAAGGGGCGATCGAGTCGATCCTGGAGGCGCGCAAGGCCGGACCGTTCAAGGATATCTTCGATTTCTGCGAGCGGGTCGACCTGCGCAGGGTCAACAAGCGGGTGCTGGAGGCCCTGGTAAAGAGCGGCGCCTTCGATTCCACCGGAGCGAACCGGGCTTCGCTGATGGCCGGCCTGGAGGATGCGGTTTCGCTCGGCCAGAGGATCCAGGAGGAACGGGAGAGTTCCCAGGTCTCCCTGTTCGGCGCCGAAGAGATCGTCAAGAGCAACGGCAACGGTCGGGGCAAGCTTCCCGACGTGGCTGAATGGAACGACAAGCTGAAGCTCGGGTTCGAGAAGGAATCGCTCGGCTTCTTCATCACCGGCCATCCGCTCGACCGCTACAGCCAGGACATGAAACGGTTCACCTCCGCCGACACCTCCTCCCTGGCCGAGATCGCCGACGGTAAGGATGTCCGGATCTGCGGCATCGTGGTTGCCCTCAAGGAGATGATCACCAAGAAGGGTGACCGGATGGGATTTGCCACCATCGAAGACCTGGTCGGGACGGTCGAGGTCGTCGTCTTCCCCGAGCCGTACGCGAAGGCGGCGGAACTGCTCAAGACCGACGAGCCGCTGGTGGTTTCCGGCACGGTCGATGTCGGCGAGAAGAGCATCAAGATCAAGGCGGCGGATATTGTACCGCTGCGAGAGCTTTCCGAGCGGGGCACCAGGCTGGTGCATGTCACCCTCCGGGCTCCCGGTCTCGATTCGGGGCAATTGGAGGGGCTCAAGGAGGTCCTGATGCGCCATAACGGTACATGCGCCTCCCTGCTGCACATAGAACGTCCAGGGAGCTTCCGGGCGACCATCCCGCTGGATGAACGGTTCAAAGTGGCGGCCAGCGACGACCTGGCCATGGACGTGGAGAAGCTGGTAGGCTACCGTGCCACCAGGTTCGAATAA
- a CDS encoding response regulator has translation MDDRSAQRAILVMDDDEDVRFIAGLMLQRLGFSVDLAETGDEAIELFRRTHEAGRSYHAVILDLNIPGGMGGQEVIVLLREIDPAVTAYVSCGNPYDPIMENPADFGFQGAIAKPFLPEHLQVLLHQP, from the coding sequence ATGGACGACAGATCCGCACAGCGGGCCATCCTGGTCATGGACGACGACGAGGATGTCCGTTTCATTGCCGGCCTTATGCTGCAGCGGCTCGGCTTCTCGGTGGACCTGGCCGAGACCGGGGACGAGGCGATCGAGCTCTTTCGCCGGACCCACGAAGCGGGTCGCAGCTACCATGCCGTCATCCTCGACCTGAACATCCCCGGCGGCATGGGAGGCCAGGAGGTGATCGTCCTTTTGCGCGAGATCGACCCGGCGGTCACGGCCTATGTCTCTTGCGGCAATCCCTATGACCCGATCATGGAGAACCCGGCAGATTTCGGCTTCCAGGGTGCCATTGCCAAGCCGTTCCTCCCCGAACACCTCCAGGTCCTGCTGCACCAGCCCTAG